One window of Triticum dicoccoides isolate Atlit2015 ecotype Zavitan chromosome 5A, WEW_v2.0, whole genome shotgun sequence genomic DNA carries:
- the LOC119297200 gene encoding WRKY DNA-binding transcription factor 70-like: protein MKHIKKSSSSSRLVCGDDRSAAALKEMAREQSLVTQLRAVVLPAIQLAGGERAEVVAQMFESILDCSAKAIATLKLLRLDHSQVDDAVLPTAMVDDKTRVRKIVTGDGEKDSDDNAKPLRRQRKRRRLADDSVALETPVPHYDGHQWRKYGQKIINHTKHPRSYYKCTYKQEQDCRATKTVQQQQQDAGVDDDPAMYAVVYYGQHTCKPGQTDAAVVETASTGRCGEGGGEEHARSNSQCSNISVTCSSIVVDHHQTTTAASLESSCNLLDMAGDLATPEVNQYDQLFDVDSFSPLDLGTAWATDVSGHGLQKFGGW from the exons ATGAAGCACATCAAGAAAAGCAGCAGCTCGTCCAGGCTTGTCTGCGGCGACGACCGTTCGGCGGCGGCGTTGAAGGAGATGGCCAGGGAGCAGTCCCTGGTGACGCAGCTgcgcgctgtcgtgctgccggcgatccagctagccggcggCGAGCGCGCCGAGGTCGTCGCCCAGATGTTCGAGAGCATACTGGACTGCTCGGCCAAGGCCATAGCCACGCTGAAGCTTCTTCGTCTCGATCATTCTCAAGTTGATGATGCGGTGCTGCCGACGGCGATGGTGGACGACAAGACGAGAGTCAGGAAGATCGTCACTGGTGACGGAGAGAAGGACAGCGACGACAATGCCAAGCCCCTTCGCCGTCAGCGCAAGAGAAG GAGATTAGCCGATGACTCCGTGGCGCTTGAAACGCCTGTTCCTCACTACGATGGCCACCAATGGAGGAAGTATGGTCAGAAGATCATCAACCACACAAAGCATCCAAG GAGTTACTACAAATGCACCTACAAGCAAGAACAGGACTGCAGAGCAACGAAGACGGTGCAACAGCAGCAACAAGACGCCGGCGTCGACGATGACCCCGCCATGTACGCCGTCGTCTACTACGGTCAACACACCTGCAAGCCCGGCCAGACCGATGCTGCCGTCGTCGAGACAGCAAGCACCGGTAGGTGCGGTGAAGGCGGGGGAGAGGAGCATGCACGGAGCAACAGCCAGTGCAGCAATATCTCAGTGACTTGCTCTTCGATTGTCGTTGACCACCACCAGACGACGACGGCGGCGTCCCTCGAGAGCAGTTGCAACCTGCTCGACATGGCGGGAGACTTGGCTACTCCAGAGGTGAACCAGTATGATCAGCTGTTTGACGTGGATTCATTTTCGCCGTTGGATTTGGGGACGGCCTGGGCGACGGATGTGAGCGGGCATGGGCTCCAAAAGTTTGGAGGCTGGTAA